In Streptomyces puniciscabiei, a single genomic region encodes these proteins:
- a CDS encoding DUF2277 domain-containing protein, which yields MCRSIKTLRPPVLPGEATEEDIHAAALQYVRKVSGFRAPAAHNREAFDRAVAAVAEATAELLGGLEVRGRSVRSAP from the coding sequence ATGTGCCGGAGTATCAAGACGCTGCGTCCGCCCGTGCTGCCCGGTGAGGCCACGGAGGAGGACATCCACGCCGCCGCGCTGCAGTACGTGCGGAAGGTCTCGGGGTTCCGGGCCCCTGCCGCGCACAACCGCGAGGCCTTCGACCGCGCCGTGGCCGCGGTGGCCGAGGCCACGGCGGAACTGCTCGGGGGCTTGGAGGTGCGGGGCCGGTCGGTGCGCAGCGCCCCGTAG
- a CDS encoding HNH endonuclease family protein produces the protein MPRLYARRRLSILAALTGLIASAALFDSPSASAALPTPVSTATARGYLSQLTVATENRTGYSRDKFPTWITISGTCNTREWILKRDGTNVVTDSACTATSGSWYSPYDGATWTAASDVDIDHLVPLAEAWDSGAGKWTTAQRQAFANDVTRPQLLAVTDNVNQAKGDQDPATWVPSRSAYVCTYVRAWVQVKYYYDLAVDSAEKTALTNYLASC, from the coding sequence ATGCCCAGGCTCTACGCGCGTCGACGGCTGAGCATACTCGCCGCCCTTACCGGACTCATAGCCTCCGCCGCCCTGTTCGACTCCCCGAGCGCCTCCGCCGCCCTGCCCACGCCGGTCAGCACCGCCACCGCCCGCGGCTATCTCTCCCAGCTCACCGTGGCCACGGAGAACCGGACCGGCTACAGCCGCGACAAGTTCCCGACCTGGATCACCATCTCCGGCACCTGCAACACCCGGGAGTGGATCCTCAAGCGGGACGGCACGAACGTCGTCACCGACTCCGCCTGCACCGCCACCAGCGGCAGCTGGTACTCCCCCTACGACGGGGCCACCTGGACCGCCGCCTCCGACGTCGACATCGACCACCTCGTCCCGCTCGCCGAGGCCTGGGACTCCGGCGCGGGCAAGTGGACCACCGCACAGCGGCAGGCCTTCGCCAACGACGTCACGCGCCCCCAGCTCCTCGCCGTCACCGACAACGTCAACCAGGCCAAGGGCGACCAGGACCCGGCGACCTGGGTCCCGTCCCGGTCCGCCTACGTCTGCACCTACGTCCGCGCCTGGGTGCAGGTGAAGTACTACTACGACCTCGCGGTCGACTCCGCCGAGAAGACCGCGCTGACGAACTATCTGGCGAGCTGCTGA
- a CDS encoding TerD family protein gives MGFFDGLRGASAAEFDAGNSTNTIELTRRHQTVSLTKQDAATGHLRVNLTWRMRTSDFDSNQRTSLLRHPFKALRPPEVLGHGQSMVNVDLDLGCLYELTDGTKGVVQPLGNYLGDVNAPPYIKLSGDDRFGSASGETMYVNLDHRDAIKRLLVFVYIYDQTPAFDRTHAIVTLYPSNGPRIEIGLDERHPQARSCAVVMIENIKGELVVRREVKFVYGFQGELDRLYGWGLQWGRGYKTKVDR, from the coding sequence ATGGGTTTCTTCGACGGGCTGCGGGGCGCCAGCGCCGCCGAATTCGACGCGGGCAACTCGACGAACACGATCGAACTGACCAGGCGGCACCAGACGGTGTCCCTCACCAAGCAGGACGCGGCCACCGGCCACCTGCGCGTCAACCTCACCTGGCGGATGCGCACCTCCGACTTCGACAGCAACCAGCGCACCAGCCTCCTGCGACACCCCTTCAAGGCCCTCAGGCCACCGGAGGTCCTCGGCCACGGCCAGAGCATGGTCAACGTCGACCTCGACCTCGGCTGTCTCTACGAACTGACCGACGGCACCAAGGGCGTCGTCCAGCCGCTCGGCAACTACCTCGGCGACGTCAACGCACCGCCCTACATCAAGCTCAGCGGCGACGACCGCTTCGGCTCGGCGTCCGGCGAGACGATGTACGTCAACCTCGACCACCGCGACGCGATCAAGCGCCTGCTGGTCTTCGTCTACATCTACGACCAGACCCCGGCCTTCGACCGCACCCACGCCATCGTCACCCTGTACCCCAGCAACGGCCCCCGCATCGAGATAGGCCTCGACGAACGCCATCCCCAGGCCCGCTCCTGCGCGGTGGTGATGATCGAGAACATCAAGGGCGAACTGGTCGTCCGCCGCGAGGTGAAGTTCGTGTACGGCTTCCAGGGCGAGCTGGACCGCCTGTACGGATGGGGGCTGCAGTGGGGGAGGGGCTACAAGACGAAGGTGGACAGGTGA
- a CDS encoding HpcH/HpaI aldolase/citrate lyase family protein, with protein MRHFGHIAPEVRQRLFHREPCAFTADAPARLLAAALGATLYSPATRPRLADDIVKQAGNGVVSMVLCLEDSIDDADVVAGEENLVRQFADLAARPGVEPPLLFIRVRTPEQIPDLVQRLGVSVRLLSGFVLPKFTEERGIPFLEALTAAEAVSGHRLFAMPVLESPELLYRESRVDTLEGIARAVDKYRDRVLALRLGVTDFCSSYGLRRAPDMTAYDVQIVASVIADVVNMLGRADGTGFTVTGPVWEYFRVSERMFKPQLRQSPFLEVQAVELRERLIEHAMDGLLREISLDQANGLLGKTCIHPSHVLPVHALSVVSHEEYSDAQDILRPERGGGGVLRSAYTNKMNEVKPHRAWAERTLLRAEVFGVAHQDVGFVELLAAGIPG; from the coding sequence ATGCGTCATTTCGGGCACATCGCCCCCGAGGTGCGGCAGCGCCTCTTCCACCGGGAGCCGTGCGCGTTCACCGCCGACGCTCCGGCCCGGCTGCTCGCCGCTGCCCTCGGCGCCACCCTGTACAGCCCGGCCACCCGGCCGCGGCTCGCCGACGACATCGTCAAGCAGGCCGGGAACGGCGTGGTCTCGATGGTGCTGTGCCTGGAGGACTCGATCGACGACGCGGACGTCGTGGCCGGCGAGGAGAACCTCGTCCGCCAGTTCGCCGACCTGGCCGCCCGGCCCGGCGTCGAGCCGCCGCTGCTCTTCATCCGGGTGCGCACGCCCGAGCAGATCCCCGACCTCGTACAGCGCCTCGGTGTGTCCGTCCGGCTGCTGTCCGGATTCGTGCTGCCCAAGTTCACCGAGGAACGCGGCATCCCCTTCCTCGAGGCCCTGACGGCCGCCGAGGCGGTCAGCGGGCACCGGCTGTTCGCCATGCCCGTCCTGGAGTCCCCGGAACTGCTCTACCGCGAGTCCCGCGTGGACACCCTGGAGGGCATCGCCCGCGCGGTCGACAAGTACCGCGACCGGGTCCTCGCGCTGCGCCTCGGCGTGACCGACTTCTGCTCCAGCTACGGCCTGCGCCGCGCCCCCGACATGACCGCCTACGACGTCCAGATCGTCGCCTCCGTGATCGCCGACGTCGTGAACATGCTCGGCCGGGCCGACGGCACCGGATTCACCGTGACCGGGCCCGTGTGGGAGTACTTCCGGGTCTCCGAGCGCATGTTCAAGCCGCAGCTGAGGCAGAGCCCCTTCCTGGAGGTGCAGGCCGTCGAGCTGCGCGAGAGGCTGATCGAGCACGCCATGGACGGGCTGCTGCGGGAGATCTCCCTGGACCAGGCCAACGGCCTGCTCGGCAAGACCTGCATACACCCCTCCCACGTGCTGCCCGTCCACGCGCTGTCCGTGGTCAGCCACGAGGAGTACAGCGACGCCCAGGACATCCTGCGGCCGGAACGCGGCGGCGGGGGTGTACTCCGGTCGGCCTACACGAACAAGATGAACGAGGTGAAGCCGCACCGCGCCTGGGCCGAGCGGACCCTGCTGCGCGCCGAGGTCTTCGGCGTGGCCCACCAGGACGTCGGCTTCGTGGAGCTGCTCGCCGCCGGGATACCCGGCTGA
- a CDS encoding DUF4097 family beta strand repeat-containing protein encodes MARSVLVRTAAMAVVTGVLAAGVSACGASAGDDKHPDHRSFALHGGTLTVDSDDADLEIVAAPADKAGAVQVTRWFKGRVVVGGSPRVSWSFEDDRLKLRMHCDGFIADCSAKYRIEVPRGIRVTVDDGNGGVQARGFAEPLSVRTGNGPVHVTDSTGTLDLHSDNGAVSGDVSAPRVRAETSNGEVDLTLHRVPDHVDVTSDNGAVTVALPHAAYHVTADSDNGGVSVSVPRDDRSPHTVSADSANGKVTVRTAN; translated from the coding sequence ATGGCCCGTTCCGTTCTTGTCCGCACCGCGGCCATGGCCGTCGTCACCGGCGTGCTCGCCGCCGGGGTGAGCGCCTGCGGGGCCTCCGCCGGGGACGACAAACATCCCGACCACCGGTCCTTCGCGCTGCACGGCGGCACCCTCACCGTCGACTCCGACGACGCGGATCTCGAGATCGTCGCGGCGCCGGCCGACAAGGCGGGGGCGGTCCAGGTCACCCGGTGGTTCAAGGGGAGGGTCGTCGTCGGTGGCTCACCCCGGGTGAGCTGGTCCTTCGAGGACGACCGGCTGAAGCTGCGCATGCACTGCGACGGGTTCATCGCCGACTGCTCGGCCAAGTACCGGATCGAGGTGCCGCGCGGGATCCGGGTCACCGTCGACGACGGGAACGGCGGGGTGCAGGCGCGCGGCTTCGCCGAGCCCCTCAGTGTCCGCACCGGCAACGGTCCCGTGCACGTCACCGACTCCACCGGAACGCTGGACCTGCACTCGGACAACGGCGCGGTCAGCGGGGACGTCTCCGCGCCCCGGGTGCGGGCCGAGACGAGCAACGGCGAAGTGGACCTCACCCTCCACCGCGTGCCGGACCACGTGGACGTCACCTCCGACAACGGCGCGGTGACGGTCGCGCTGCCCCACGCCGCCTACCACGTGACGGCGGACTCGGACAACGGAGGGGTGTCGGTGTCCGTGCCCCGGGACGACAGGAGCCCGCACACCGTGTCCGCGGACTCCGCGAACGGAAAGGTCACGGTCCGTACGGCGAACTGA
- a CDS encoding DoxX family protein → MTARLNSAQPYVLGLFRIVVGLLFAVHGAASLFGVLGGAAGTQGGTIPAGTWPGWYAAVIQLVAGGLVLVGLGTRAAALIASGSMAYAYFDVHQQAALWPIQNGGELSVLFCWAFFLLVFSGSGAFGLDRLVARRTAADGRAATEQAPIAA, encoded by the coding sequence ATGACCGCACGTCTCAACTCCGCTCAGCCCTATGTCCTCGGCCTCTTCCGCATCGTCGTGGGCCTGCTCTTCGCCGTGCACGGCGCCGCGTCCCTCTTCGGCGTGCTCGGCGGCGCCGCCGGCACCCAGGGCGGCACCATCCCGGCCGGCACCTGGCCCGGCTGGTACGCGGCCGTGATCCAGCTGGTCGCCGGCGGCCTGGTGCTCGTCGGCCTCGGCACCCGCGCGGCCGCGCTGATCGCCTCGGGCTCGATGGCGTACGCCTACTTCGACGTGCACCAGCAGGCCGCCCTGTGGCCCATCCAGAACGGCGGCGAGCTGTCGGTCCTGTTCTGCTGGGCCTTCTTCCTGCTGGTCTTCTCCGGATCCGGCGCCTTCGGGCTGGACCGGCTCGTCGCCCGCCGCACCGCCGCGGACGGCCGGGCCGCCACCGAGCAGGCCCCGATAGCCGCCTGA
- a CDS encoding DedA family protein has translation MFEDVGSLAAGPWIYAAVAVSVLLDVFVPVLPSGVLVITAGTAAAAGSGAAAGRVPHDVPDLLALILSAATASVLGDLVAYRLAWRGGARLDRAIARSRRLTTAQERLGDALARGGGALVVLARFAPAGRSVVSFGAGAAHRRARDFVPWSALAGLSWAAYSVALGYYGAQWLGATWVATGVSFAALFAVGAAAGYLMRRRAV, from the coding sequence GTGTTCGAGGATGTGGGGTCACTGGCCGCCGGACCGTGGATCTATGCCGCGGTGGCCGTGTCCGTTCTGCTTGACGTGTTCGTGCCAGTGCTGCCGAGCGGCGTGCTGGTCATCACGGCGGGTACGGCAGCGGCGGCGGGCTCGGGCGCGGCGGCCGGCCGGGTCCCGCACGACGTGCCGGACCTGCTGGCCCTGATCCTCTCCGCGGCGACCGCCTCGGTCCTCGGCGATCTGGTGGCGTACCGCCTGGCCTGGCGGGGCGGTGCACGGCTGGACCGGGCCATCGCCCGCTCCCGGCGGCTGACCACCGCGCAGGAACGTCTCGGCGATGCCCTGGCGCGGGGCGGCGGCGCGCTGGTCGTGCTCGCCCGGTTCGCCCCGGCGGGGCGTTCGGTCGTCTCCTTCGGCGCCGGTGCCGCCCACCGCCGGGCCCGCGACTTCGTTCCCTGGTCCGCCCTGGCCGGCCTCTCCTGGGCCGCGTACAGCGTCGCCCTCGGCTACTACGGCGCCCAGTGGCTGGGTGCGACATGGGTGGCCACGGGCGTCTCGTTCGCGGCGCTGTTCGCCGTGGGCGCGGCGGCGGGGTACCTCATGCGGCGCCGGGCGGTGTAG
- a CDS encoding FmdB family zinc ribbon protein — protein MPRYEYRCRTCGDTFELSRPMAESAAPATCPAGHGDTVKLLSTVAVGGVAQSAGSPAAQGGGGGCCGGGCCG, from the coding sequence ATGCCTCGCTACGAGTACCGCTGCCGTACCTGCGGTGACACCTTCGAACTGAGCCGCCCCATGGCCGAGTCCGCCGCCCCCGCGACGTGCCCCGCGGGGCATGGCGACACGGTCAAGCTGCTGTCGACCGTGGCGGTGGGCGGTGTCGCACAGAGTGCGGGCTCGCCTGCGGCGCAGGGCGGGGGCGGCGGTTGCTGTGGTGGGGGCTGTTGCGGGTAG
- a CDS encoding phosphoribosyltransferase encodes MKNAVNDGVWSGSWVAERLGVELVGDDGLRALLGLALRRNPKRAHLLVSNVLGKHVPQSPTVVYGHGFRLGRQVAELLSEAEARDAVVLGYAETATGLGHAVADGLATVPYLHSTRRPVAGVAPAGGFEESHSHATSHLLLPEDPGLLAGDGPLVLVDDEFSTGNTVLNTIRDLQERYPRGRYVVVALVDMRSAEDIERMERFADEIGARVDLVAAASGIVRLPSDVLEKGRQLVAHHDVAGCGSDEVARAHAAVRVDLRWPHRLPDGGRHGFTPAHRDRLEAALPEMAARISDALPPGARRVLVLGFEELMYAPLRLARELEQVLAGAEVRFSTTTRSPVLALDDPGYAIRTRLVFPAHDDPADGPGERYAYNVAGGGFDAVVAVVDSVADTPALHAPGGLLARLAAHTPHVLLAVVPSYVPHAPERPAMLPEPLRGPAFSSYAPEEVGWLLQDLSEVTLEAPTEEREEAIQSGGAHYAESLPVEYQPSEQYQELFQAALDTSAARIAQAVGVVTEAVIAERSPRPVLVSLARAGTPVGILMRRWARYRHGLDLPHYAVSIVRGRGIDATALRWLAAHHDPRDVVFVDGWTGKGAITRELAQAVQGFEAKEGITGFDPEIAVLADPGSCVRTYGTREDFLIPSACLNSTVSGLISRTVLRADLVGPDDFHGAKFYRELAGADVSVAFLDAVSARFPEVADTVGTAVKELMAEDRAPTWAGWRAVERISEEYGIHDVNLVKPGVGETTRVLLRRVPWKILAREGAGADLDHVRLLAEQRGVPVEEVGELPYTCVGLIHPKYTRGATGADGKAVNV; translated from the coding sequence ATGAAGAACGCAGTGAACGACGGGGTCTGGTCCGGCAGCTGGGTCGCCGAGCGGCTCGGGGTCGAACTCGTGGGGGACGACGGCCTGCGGGCCCTGCTCGGGCTCGCCCTGCGGCGCAACCCCAAGCGGGCCCATCTGCTGGTCTCGAACGTCCTCGGCAAGCATGTGCCGCAGTCGCCGACGGTGGTGTACGGCCATGGGTTCCGGCTCGGTCGTCAGGTCGCCGAGCTGCTCTCCGAGGCCGAGGCGCGCGATGCGGTGGTCCTGGGATACGCGGAGACCGCGACCGGGCTGGGCCACGCGGTCGCCGACGGGCTCGCCACGGTGCCGTATCTGCACTCCACGCGCCGGCCGGTGGCCGGGGTCGCCCCTGCGGGCGGCTTCGAGGAGTCCCACTCGCATGCCACGTCGCACCTTCTGCTGCCCGAGGATCCCGGGCTGCTGGCCGGTGACGGCCCGCTGGTGCTCGTCGACGACGAGTTCTCCACCGGTAACACCGTGCTGAACACCATCCGTGACCTGCAGGAACGGTATCCGCGGGGGCGGTACGTGGTGGTGGCGCTGGTCGATATGCGGTCGGCTGAGGACATCGAGCGGATGGAGCGGTTCGCCGACGAGATCGGGGCGCGGGTGGATCTGGTCGCCGCCGCGTCCGGGATCGTACGGCTGCCCTCGGATGTGCTGGAGAAGGGGCGGCAGCTGGTGGCGCACCATGACGTCGCCGGGTGCGGGTCCGATGAGGTGGCTCGCGCCCATGCGGCGGTTCGTGTGGACCTGCGCTGGCCCCACCGTCTCCCCGACGGCGGGCGCCACGGCTTCACCCCCGCCCACCGGGACCGTCTGGAGGCCGCGCTCCCCGAGATGGCGGCTCGAATAAGCGACGCCCTGCCCCCCGGCGCGCGCCGCGTGCTCGTCCTCGGGTTCGAGGAGCTGATGTACGCCCCGCTGCGGCTCGCCCGTGAGCTGGAGCAGGTCCTGGCAGGGGCAGAGGTGCGGTTCTCCACCACCACCCGTTCGCCGGTCCTCGCGCTGGACGACCCCGGGTATGCGATCCGTACCCGGCTGGTCTTCCCCGCTCACGACGACCCGGCCGACGGCCCCGGCGAACGCTACGCCTACAACGTCGCGGGCGGCGGCTTCGACGCCGTCGTCGCCGTGGTCGACTCCGTCGCCGACACCCCCGCCCTGCACGCGCCCGGCGGTCTGCTGGCCCGCCTCGCCGCCCACACCCCGCACGTCCTGCTCGCGGTCGTCCCGTCGTACGTACCGCACGCTCCCGAAAGGCCGGCCATGCTGCCCGAGCCCCTCCGCGGCCCCGCATTCTCCAGCTACGCGCCCGAGGAGGTCGGCTGGCTGCTCCAGGACCTCTCCGAGGTCACGCTGGAGGCGCCGACCGAGGAGCGGGAGGAGGCCATCCAGAGCGGCGGCGCGCACTACGCCGAGTCGCTCCCGGTGGAGTACCAGCCCAGCGAGCAGTACCAGGAGCTGTTCCAAGCGGCCCTGGACACCTCCGCGGCCCGGATCGCCCAGGCGGTCGGCGTGGTGACCGAGGCCGTCATCGCCGAGCGGTCGCCGCGCCCGGTGCTGGTCTCGCTCGCCCGCGCGGGCACGCCGGTCGGCATCCTGATGCGCCGCTGGGCCCGGTACCGGCACGGCCTGGACCTGCCGCACTACGCGGTGTCGATTGTGCGCGGCCGGGGCATCGACGCGACCGCGCTGCGCTGGCTCGCCGCCCACCACGACCCGCGGGACGTCGTGTTCGTCGACGGCTGGACCGGCAAGGGCGCCATCACCCGCGAACTCGCCCAGGCCGTCCAGGGGTTCGAGGCGAAGGAGGGCATCACCGGCTTCGACCCGGAGATCGCCGTGCTCGCCGACCCGGGCTCCTGCGTGCGCACCTACGGCACCCGGGAGGACTTCCTCATACCCTCCGCCTGCCTCAACTCGACGGTCTCCGGCCTCATTTCCCGTACGGTGCTGCGTGCGGACCTGGTCGGTCCGGACGACTTCCACGGTGCGAAGTTCTACCGCGAACTCGCCGGCGCCGACGTCTCCGTGGCCTTCCTCGACGCCGTCTCCGCCCGCTTCCCGGAGGTCGCCGACACCGTCGGCACCGCGGTCAAGGAGCTGATGGCCGAGGACCGCGCCCCGACCTGGGCCGGCTGGCGGGCCGTCGAGCGGATCAGTGAGGAGTACGGCATCCACGACGTGAACCTGGTCAAGCCCGGAGTCGGCGAGACCACCCGGGTACTGCTGCGCCGGGTGCCCTGGAAGATCCTCGCGCGCGAGGGGGCCGGCGCCGACCTCGACCACGTCCGCCTGCTCGCCGAGCAGAGGGGCGTCCCCGTCGAGGAGGTCGGAGAACTGCCGTACACCTGCGTCGGGCTGATCCACCCCAAGTACACGCGCGGTGCCACGGGCGCCGACGGCAAGGCGGTGAACGTCTGA
- a CDS encoding superoxide dismutase family protein: MVAAIYAGTLAAALFATGTGSTANDSWLNTFGVFSPPNASHTSKAVAYDQGLVPAGSRIQIRQLTKPNGVTTVELSVSGVKPNHLFGVHVHQKACGADPAAAGMHYQNQPGMDAAHTTKDNEIWLDFKSNARGKGTAVAKHSWAVRKGEAGSVVIHSEPGTKGARVACFTVPFRGTA, translated from the coding sequence ATGGTGGCAGCCATATACGCGGGCACCCTCGCCGCAGCCCTGTTCGCGACCGGGACCGGAAGCACCGCCAACGACTCCTGGCTGAATACGTTCGGCGTGTTCTCCCCGCCGAACGCCTCCCACACGTCGAAGGCGGTGGCGTACGACCAGGGTCTCGTCCCGGCGGGCTCGCGGATCCAGATCCGCCAGCTCACCAAGCCGAACGGTGTCACGACCGTCGAGCTGTCGGTGTCCGGCGTCAAGCCCAACCACCTCTTCGGCGTCCACGTCCATCAGAAGGCCTGTGGCGCCGACCCCGCCGCCGCCGGCATGCACTACCAGAACCAGCCCGGCATGGACGCCGCCCACACCACCAAGGACAACGAGATCTGGCTGGACTTCAAGTCCAACGCCCGCGGCAAGGGCACCGCCGTCGCCAAGCACAGCTGGGCCGTCCGGAAGGGCGAGGCAGGCTCGGTGGTGATCCACAGCGAGCCCGGCACCAAGGGGGCCCGGGTGGCCTGCTTCACCGTGCCGTTCCGCGGAACGGCGTAA
- a CDS encoding DUF4383 domain-containing protein: MATHVHTTPRRRIRFDEHLPVDHRLNTVYRIGAGLIGAFLVVFGILGLINHIGFFDTGGNSVAGLNTNGTLSVLSIVVGAILLAGMAIGGNVASTLNMVFGVLFLLNGFLNLALLDTDYNFLAFKIQNVFFSFIVGLLLMTFGMYGRVGSTLPHDNPYWRARHPEATERELPRDAG, encoded by the coding sequence ATGGCCACACACGTGCACACGACGCCGCGACGGCGGATCCGGTTCGACGAGCACCTGCCCGTCGACCACCGGCTGAACACGGTCTACCGGATCGGTGCGGGCCTGATCGGCGCGTTCCTCGTCGTCTTCGGCATCCTGGGTCTGATCAACCACATCGGCTTCTTCGACACCGGTGGCAACTCGGTCGCCGGGCTGAACACCAACGGAACGCTGAGCGTGCTGTCCATCGTCGTCGGGGCCATCCTGCTCGCGGGCATGGCGATCGGCGGCAATGTGGCGTCCACGCTGAACATGGTGTTCGGAGTGCTGTTCCTGCTGAACGGCTTCCTGAACCTCGCCCTGCTGGACACCGACTACAACTTCCTGGCGTTCAAGATCCAGAACGTGTTCTTCAGCTTCATCGTGGGCCTGCTGCTGATGACCTTCGGCATGTACGGCCGGGTCGGCTCGACCCTGCCGCACGACAATCCGTACTGGCGGGCCCGCCATCCCGAGGCGACCGAGCGGGAGCTTCCCCGGGACGCCGGTTAA
- a CDS encoding ketopantoate reductase family protein — protein MANAPMATRNTVAVLGPGGTGGLLAALLSRSGHRVICLAQDRTADTLRRTGITVRSPQFGEFTTPVEADTELREPVDACLIAVKHTALDSALTRVPPEALGDALVVPLLNGIEHPDRLRARYRADRVAPAVIRVESTRVAPGLIEHGSPFTELDLAGDAVPRARLDGLAATLASAGATARVAEDETAALWAKMAFLAPFALLTTRYGLPLGEVRTRHREELAALVAETAAVSRACGAPADPVQALARYDAFPPGAKSSMQRDAEAGRPLELDAIGGALLRAADRHGVPVPVTARLVAELRAAGH, from the coding sequence ATGGCGAACGCCCCCATGGCGACCAGGAACACCGTGGCCGTTCTCGGCCCCGGCGGCACCGGCGGACTTCTCGCCGCTCTGCTCTCCCGCTCCGGCCACCGCGTGATCTGCCTGGCGCAGGACCGCACGGCCGACACCCTGCGCCGTACCGGAATCACCGTGCGCAGCCCGCAGTTCGGCGAGTTCACCACCCCCGTCGAGGCGGACACCGAGCTGCGTGAACCGGTGGACGCCTGCCTGATCGCCGTCAAGCACACCGCGCTGGACTCCGCCCTCACCCGGGTGCCGCCCGAGGCTCTGGGCGACGCCCTGGTCGTACCGCTCCTGAACGGCATCGAGCACCCCGACCGGCTCCGCGCCCGCTATCGCGCCGACCGGGTCGCCCCGGCGGTGATCCGCGTGGAGTCCACCCGTGTCGCTCCGGGGTTGATCGAACACGGCAGCCCGTTCACGGAGCTCGACCTGGCCGGCGACGCCGTACCCCGCGCCCGGCTCGACGGCCTCGCGGCCACCCTCGCCTCCGCCGGCGCGACGGCCCGTGTGGCCGAGGACGAGACGGCGGCCCTGTGGGCCAAGATGGCGTTCCTCGCCCCGTTCGCCCTGCTCACCACCCGCTACGGCCTTCCCCTCGGCGAGGTGCGCACCCGGCACCGTGAGGAGCTGGCGGCCCTGGTCGCCGAGACCGCCGCGGTCAGCCGTGCGTGCGGCGCCCCCGCCGACCCGGTCCAGGCTCTGGCCCGGTACGACGCCTTCCCGCCCGGCGCCAAGTCGTCCATGCAGCGCGACGCCGAGGCGGGCCGTCCGCTCGAACTCGACGCCATCGGCGGCGCGCTGCTCCGCGCGGCCGACCGGCACGGTGTCCCGGTGCCGGTGACGGCCCGCCTGGTCGCCGAACTGCGCGCCGCCGGCCACTGA
- a CDS encoding TerD family protein, whose amino-acid sequence MTHAMLKGSNVPLEADTVRAVLRWTPGQGVPDVDASALLLGPDGRVRSDEDFVFYNQPRHPSGKVWRLGKKRVAEGLTDTIQTDLPGVEPDVGRILLVASADGITFDRVPALCILLYDAAVADAEPLARFEIKPETGAETALICGELYRRGEGWKFRALGEGYSNGLKGLATDFGISVDESEEEPEPPAVPQQPPAYGYPQPTSAPPAYGYPQPVAAPVPVAVGPVDPNFRLPPQGPQFIGR is encoded by the coding sequence ATGACGCACGCGATGCTGAAGGGGTCGAACGTCCCGCTGGAAGCCGACACGGTCCGCGCCGTGCTGCGCTGGACGCCCGGGCAGGGGGTTCCGGACGTGGACGCCTCGGCGCTGCTGCTGGGCCCCGACGGCCGTGTGCGCTCCGACGAGGACTTCGTCTTCTACAACCAGCCCCGGCACCCCTCCGGAAAGGTGTGGCGGCTGGGCAAGAAGCGCGTCGCCGAGGGGCTGACCGACACGATCCAGACGGATCTGCCCGGCGTGGAGCCGGACGTCGGCCGGATCCTGCTGGTCGCGTCCGCGGACGGGATCACCTTCGACCGGGTGCCGGCGCTGTGCATCCTGCTGTACGACGCCGCGGTCGCCGACGCCGAGCCACTGGCCCGCTTCGAGATCAAGCCGGAGACGGGTGCGGAGACCGCGCTGATCTGCGGCGAGCTGTACCGGCGCGGGGAGGGCTGGAAGTTCCGCGCGCTGGGCGAGGGGTATTCGAACGGGCTGAAGGGGCTCGCGACGGACTTCGGTATCTCGGTGGACGAGTCGGAGGAAGAGCCTGAGCCTCCGGCGGTTCCGCAGCAGCCGCCGGCCTACGGGTATCCGCAGCCGACGTCGGCTCCGCCGGCGTACGGGTACCCCCAGCCTGTGGCTGCGCCGGTGCCGGTGGCTGTGGGGCCGGTGGATCCGAACTTCCGGTTGCCTCCGCAGGGGCCACAGTTCATCGGGCGGTGA